From the genome of Deinococcus sp. JMULE3, one region includes:
- a CDS encoding MBL fold metallo-hydrolase, producing the protein MFGSVPRVLWERAATPDELNRIRLRINPLLIQLGGENILVETGMWDQGGEKFEAMYALDRDETVFRGLNALGLSPDDIHLVINTHLHFDHAGRNVTTLGDPTFPNARYVVQKQELHDARHTHERSRASYIGAYIDPIEHAGLFEIVDGEHELRPGLSVLPLPGHNLGQQGVVLRGGDQTLVYVADLIPTLAHAPTAYVMGYDLYPVTTLETRKRYLGQWFEEGAVICTPHDPDTAFAQLRPHSKGGFTLGAAQP; encoded by the coding sequence ATGTTCGGCAGCGTCCCCCGCGTCCTGTGGGAACGCGCTGCCACCCCCGACGAACTGAACCGCATCCGCCTGCGCATCAACCCGCTGCTGATCCAGCTGGGCGGCGAGAACATCCTCGTCGAGACCGGCATGTGGGACCAGGGCGGCGAGAAGTTCGAGGCCATGTACGCCCTCGACCGCGACGAGACCGTCTTCCGGGGCCTGAACGCCCTGGGCCTGAGCCCCGACGACATCCACCTCGTGATCAACACGCACCTGCATTTCGACCACGCCGGACGGAACGTCACCACCCTGGGCGACCCCACCTTCCCGAACGCCCGCTACGTCGTGCAGAAACAGGAACTCCACGACGCGCGCCACACCCACGAACGCAGCCGCGCCAGTTACATCGGCGCGTACATCGACCCCATCGAGCACGCGGGCCTGTTCGAGATCGTGGACGGCGAGCACGAACTGCGCCCCGGTCTGAGCGTCCTGCCGCTGCCCGGCCACAACCTCGGGCAGCAGGGCGTCGTCCTGCGCGGCGGCGACCAGACCCTCGTGTACGTCGCCGACCTGATCCCCACCCTGGCCCACGCCCCCACCGCGTATGTCATGGGCTACGACCTGTACCCCGTCACCACCCTGGAGACCCGCAAACGGTACCTGGGCCAGTGGTTCGAGGAAGGAGCCGTCATCTGTACGCCGCACGACCCGGACACCGCCTTCGCGCAGTTGCGCCCCCACTCGAAGGGCGGCTTCACCCTCGGCGCCGCGCAGCCCTGA
- the yjjX gene encoding inosine/xanthosine triphosphatase — protein MSVLVGSLNPGKVQPVQEVFAALFPGLEVRGVSVPSGVRDQPIGVEETRRGAVNRARSAARLPGATWGVGLEGGVRVEGGQGWLFGVVAATRADGTLYTSRTAELPLPPLVLPRVLGGQELGPVMDGLLGTRDLKRGVGTVGALTGGLVTRPGVWAQALALALAPALNPDLYTPQLTGPTNDR, from the coding sequence GTGAGCGTCCTCGTCGGCTCGCTCAACCCCGGCAAGGTCCAGCCGGTGCAGGAGGTCTTCGCGGCGCTGTTTCCGGGGCTGGAGGTGCGCGGCGTGTCCGTGCCCAGCGGCGTGCGCGACCAGCCGATCGGGGTGGAGGAGACCCGCCGGGGCGCCGTGAACCGCGCCCGGAGTGCCGCGCGGCTGCCCGGCGCGACCTGGGGCGTGGGCCTGGAGGGCGGCGTGCGCGTCGAGGGCGGTCAGGGCTGGCTGTTCGGCGTGGTGGCCGCCACGCGGGCGGACGGCACCCTGTACACCTCCCGCACGGCGGAACTGCCCCTGCCGCCGCTCGTGCTGCCCCGCGTGCTGGGCGGGCAGGAACTCGGCCCGGTGATGGACGGCCTGCTGGGCACCCGCGACCTGAAGCGCGGGGTGGGCACCGTCGGCGCGCTGACCGGCGGGCTGGTGACGCGCCCCGGCGTGTGGGCGCAGGCGCTCGCACTGGCGCTGGCTCCCGCCCTGAACCCTGACCTGTACACCCCGCAGCTCACCGGGCCAACGAACGACCGTTAG
- a CDS encoding DinB family protein, with translation MNVLQYALAGGAAFRTPDALLAGLTHAEATRSVPGLPYTLAEVLAHLQVTQRASLNLASGRAESWPDGLDVWPTLTTPAQLDAALLDLRAGLAEAQALAADPSTRARDVLTDLAAHSAYHWGQVALIRRLHGTLPHGPQA, from the coding sequence ATGAACGTCCTGCAGTACGCCCTGGCCGGAGGCGCGGCCTTCCGCACCCCCGACGCCCTCCTGGCTGGCCTGACCCACGCCGAGGCCACCCGCAGCGTGCCCGGGCTGCCCTACACCCTGGCGGAGGTGCTGGCGCACCTGCAGGTCACGCAGCGCGCCAGCCTGAACCTCGCGTCCGGCCGCGCCGAGTCCTGGCCGGACGGTCTGGACGTCTGGCCGACCCTGACCACCCCCGCACAGCTGGACGCGGCGCTGCTGGACCTGCGGGCCGGACTGGCCGAGGCGCAGGCGCTCGCGGCGGACCCCAGCACCCGCGCGCGGGACGTCCTGACGGACCTCGCGGCGCACAGCGCGTACCACTGGGGACAGGTCGCCCTGATCCGCCGCCTGCACGGCACCCTGCCGCACGGACCGCAGGCGTGA
- a CDS encoding response regulator: MTQTPMPVHILLVEDSEADIILTQEAFREAGILIDLNVARDGVEALEFLRDPTCPRPDVILLDINMPRMNGLELLRVLKHDPAFMTIPVIMLTTSRAEEDILRSYQAFAASYVVKPVEFGKFYDAIQALGRYMLTIVRLPPRAS; the protein is encoded by the coding sequence ATGACTCAGACCCCCATGCCCGTTCATATCCTGCTGGTCGAGGACAGCGAGGCAGACATCATCCTGACCCAGGAGGCCTTCCGCGAGGCGGGCATCCTGATCGACCTGAACGTGGCGCGTGACGGTGTCGAGGCGCTGGAGTTCCTGCGTGACCCCACCTGTCCCCGCCCGGACGTGATCCTGCTCGACATCAACATGCCACGCATGAACGGCCTGGAACTGCTGCGCGTCCTCAAGCACGACCCGGCGTTCATGACGATTCCCGTGATCATGCTGACCACCAGCCGCGCCGAGGAGGACATCCTGCGCTCGTATCAGGCGTTCGCCGCGAGCTACGTGGTCAAACCCGTGGAGTTCGGGAAGTTCTACGACGCGATCCAGGCGCTGGGCCGGTACATGCTGACCATCGTGCGCCTGCCGCCGCGCGCCAGCTGA
- a CDS encoding aldo/keto reductase, with protein sequence MHQRPLGRSGLNVTEIGYGAWGIGADMWKGAQDDQSLDALRRYIELGGNFIDTAMGYGSGHSERLVGQVAREHPGTLVATKISPKNMEWPAAPGTTADEAFPGGYITDMTRASLERLGLPTIDVQQLHVWNDTWLGQGDWQDAAAQLKRDGLIRAFGISINDHQPDNAVKAVEAGAVDSVQVIYNVFDQSPQDRLLDACLANGVGVIVRVALDEGSLTGTLTQDSTFPDGDWRNGYFGGDRLTQLQPRLRAIEQDLGIRTDQLAETSLRFVLSHPAVSTVIVGMRSVRNVERNVALADGKGLPQAQVQQLHAHRWDRNWYLGAE encoded by the coding sequence ATGCACCAACGACCCCTCGGCCGCAGCGGCCTGAACGTCACCGAGATCGGCTACGGCGCCTGGGGCATCGGCGCCGACATGTGGAAAGGCGCCCAGGACGACCAGAGCCTGGACGCCCTGCGCCGCTACATCGAACTGGGCGGGAACTTCATCGACACCGCCATGGGCTACGGCAGCGGCCACAGCGAACGCCTCGTCGGGCAGGTGGCCCGCGAGCACCCCGGCACGCTGGTCGCCACGAAGATCAGCCCGAAGAACATGGAGTGGCCCGCCGCGCCCGGCACCACCGCCGACGAGGCGTTCCCAGGCGGGTACATCACCGACATGACCCGCGCCAGCCTGGAACGCCTCGGCCTGCCGACCATCGACGTGCAGCAGTTGCACGTCTGGAACGACACCTGGCTGGGTCAGGGCGACTGGCAGGACGCCGCAGCGCAGCTCAAGCGCGACGGGCTGATCCGCGCCTTCGGGATCAGCATCAACGACCACCAGCCCGACAACGCCGTGAAGGCCGTCGAGGCCGGCGCGGTGGACAGCGTGCAGGTCATCTACAACGTGTTCGACCAGTCCCCGCAGGACCGCCTGCTCGACGCCTGCCTCGCGAACGGCGTGGGCGTCATCGTGCGCGTCGCGCTGGACGAGGGCAGCCTGACCGGCACCCTGACCCAGGACTCCACCTTCCCCGACGGCGACTGGCGCAACGGGTACTTCGGCGGCGACCGCCTGACGCAACTGCAACCCCGCCTGCGCGCCATCGAGCAGGACCTCGGCATCCGCACCGACCAGCTCGCCGAGACCAGCCTGCGCTTCGTGCTGTCCCACCCCGCCGTGTCCACCGTGATCGTCGGGATGCGCTCGGTGCGTAACGTCGAACGCAACGTCGCGCTGGCCGACGGGAAGGGACTTCCGCAGGCACAGGTGCAGCAGTTGCACGCCCACCGCTGGGACCGCAACTGGTACCTCGGCGCCGAGTGA
- a CDS encoding MDR family MFS transporter, with translation MNALPNLSPQARQLATTGLIVGVFLAALEASVVATAMPSVIRDLGGEHLYALPFAVYLLTSTVSSPLWGRASDVVGRRRLYLAAIVIFLIGSALCGQSHSMGLLIAARVVQGIGAGGLLPLTLTMVGELYSLQERSRVQSLISGVWGVSGLVGPLLGGWLTEAVSWRWTFYASLPFGVAALLLALRFLPETGQPRPARIDWAGAALFTLGSGLVVWGLEQRQWLLVGLGAATLVGAILLERRHPDPLLPMRALRERLPRVAFAGNLLGGAAYFGVIAYLPLYAQGVTGGGATAGGAILTPMLVGWTLTAIVTSRLVKTVPLARIAQAGFAVLVVMFGALTLAVHAPLWVTSALGFAVGTGMGFSMLSLLLAAQESSAREELGAVTSGVLFARQMGGALGTALMALLIGSAAIQSGGFELAEGLRRAYLLALGLVVVALALSLRLRVTRPTQAPTSASND, from the coding sequence GTGAATGCCCTCCCCAACCTGAGCCCGCAGGCGCGGCAACTGGCCACCACCGGCCTGATCGTGGGCGTGTTCCTGGCCGCGCTGGAGGCCAGCGTGGTCGCCACCGCCATGCCCAGCGTCATCCGCGACCTGGGTGGCGAGCACCTGTACGCCCTGCCGTTCGCCGTGTACCTGCTGACCAGCACCGTCAGCAGCCCCCTGTGGGGCCGCGCCAGCGACGTCGTGGGGCGCCGCCGCCTGTACCTCGCGGCCATCGTGATCTTCCTGATCGGCTCGGCCCTGTGCGGGCAGAGCCACTCCATGGGCCTGCTGATCGCCGCGCGGGTCGTGCAGGGCATCGGCGCGGGCGGCCTGCTGCCCCTGACCCTCACGATGGTCGGCGAACTGTACTCGTTGCAGGAACGCAGCCGCGTGCAGTCCCTGATCTCCGGCGTGTGGGGCGTGTCCGGGCTGGTCGGGCCGCTGCTGGGCGGCTGGCTCACGGAGGCCGTCTCGTGGCGCTGGACCTTCTACGCCAGCCTGCCGTTCGGCGTGGCGGCACTGCTGCTGGCCCTGCGTTTCCTGCCGGAGACCGGGCAGCCCCGCCCCGCCCGGATCGACTGGGCGGGCGCGGCGCTGTTCACGCTGGGCAGCGGTCTGGTCGTGTGGGGCCTGGAGCAGCGGCAGTGGCTGCTGGTGGGCCTGGGCGCCGCGACGCTGGTGGGCGCGATCCTGCTCGAACGGCGCCACCCGGACCCGCTGCTGCCCATGCGCGCCCTGCGCGAGCGGCTGCCGCGCGTGGCGTTCGCGGGGAACCTGCTGGGCGGCGCGGCGTACTTCGGCGTGATCGCTTACCTGCCGCTGTACGCGCAGGGCGTCACGGGCGGCGGGGCCACGGCAGGCGGCGCGATCCTGACGCCCATGCTGGTCGGCTGGACGCTGACCGCCATCGTCACCTCGCGCCTCGTGAAGACCGTTCCCCTGGCGCGCATCGCGCAGGCGGGCTTCGCAGTGCTCGTCGTGATGTTCGGCGCGCTGACGTTGGCGGTGCACGCGCCGCTGTGGGTCACGAGCGCCCTGGGCTTCGCGGTGGGGACCGGCATGGGCTTTTCCATGTTGAGCCTGCTGCTGGCCGCGCAGGAGTCCTCTGCACGCGAGGAACTGGGCGCCGTAACCAGCGGCGTGCTGTTCGCCCGGCAGATGGGCGGGGCGCTGGGCACCGCGCTGATGGCGCTGCTGATCGGCTCGGCCGCCATCCAGAGCGGCGGCTTCGAACTCGCCGAGGGCCTGCGCCGCGCGTACCTGCTGGCGCTGGGACTGGTGGTGGTGGCCCTGGCGCTGAGCCTGCGCCTGCGCGTCACCCGGCCCACGCAGGCCCCAACATCCGCGAGCAACGACTGA
- the pdxT gene encoding pyridoxal 5'-phosphate synthase glutaminase subunit PdxT: MARIGVLALQGAFREHRAALERLGAQVTEVRLAADLDGLHGLILPGGESTTMARLMTEYALWEPLRAFHARGGQLWGTCAGAILLSREVQGAPPQFGRQDSLDLLDVTVQRNAFGRQIDSFTTGLDVRGLNGAFPAVFIRAPAFARVGDGVEVLSEYGGQAVAVRQGRVLATAFHPELTGDDRLHALFLQGCLTPA; this comes from the coding sequence ATGGCCCGCATCGGCGTGCTGGCCCTCCAGGGCGCGTTCCGCGAGCACCGCGCCGCCCTGGAACGCCTGGGCGCCCAGGTGACCGAGGTCCGTCTCGCGGCGGACCTGGACGGCCTGCACGGCCTGATCCTCCCCGGCGGGGAAAGCACCACCATGGCCCGCCTGATGACCGAGTACGCGCTGTGGGAACCCCTGCGGGCCTTCCACGCGCGCGGCGGGCAGCTGTGGGGCACCTGCGCGGGCGCCATCCTGCTGTCCCGTGAGGTGCAGGGCGCCCCGCCGCAGTTCGGCCGTCAGGACAGCCTGGACCTGCTGGACGTGACGGTGCAGCGCAACGCCTTCGGGCGGCAGATCGACTCGTTCACGACCGGACTGGACGTGCGCGGCCTGAACGGCGCGTTCCCCGCCGTGTTCATCCGCGCGCCCGCCTTCGCCCGCGTCGGCGACGGCGTGGAGGTCCTGTCCGAGTACGGGGGGCAGGCCGTCGCGGTGCGGCAGGGCCGCGTGCTCGCCACCGCGTTCCACCCGGAACTCACCGGGGACGACCGCCTGCACGCGCTGTTCCTCCAGGGCTGCCTCACGCCCGCCTGA
- the pdxS gene encoding pyridoxal 5'-phosphate synthase lyase subunit PdxS translates to MTEASTGTPALKQGFAEMFKGGVIMDVVTADQARIAEAAGATAVMALERVPADIRKDGGVARMSDPKMIKEIIGAVSIPVMAKVRIGHIVEAQILQALGVDFIDESEVLTPADDQYHILKHDFKVPFVCGAKNLGEALRRVGEGASMIRTKGEAGTGNVIEAVRHARTVLGEIKHIQARPAEELMTVARDLQAPYELVRYVHEHGKLPVVNFAAGGVATPADAALMMLLGLDGVFVGSGIFKSDNPERRAQAIVKAVTHFQNPEVLAEISEDLGAPMTGINIDDLIPAERLAARGW, encoded by the coding sequence ATGACCGAAGCAAGCACCGGTACCCCCGCCCTGAAGCAGGGCTTCGCTGAAATGTTCAAGGGCGGCGTCATCATGGACGTCGTCACCGCCGACCAGGCCCGCATCGCCGAGGCCGCCGGCGCGACCGCCGTCATGGCCCTCGAACGCGTCCCCGCCGACATCCGCAAGGACGGCGGCGTGGCCCGCATGAGCGACCCCAAGATGATCAAGGAGATCATCGGCGCCGTCAGCATCCCCGTCATGGCCAAGGTCCGCATCGGGCACATCGTCGAGGCGCAGATCCTCCAGGCGCTCGGCGTGGACTTCATCGACGAGTCCGAGGTCCTGACCCCCGCCGACGACCAGTACCACATCCTCAAGCACGACTTCAAAGTGCCCTTCGTGTGCGGCGCCAAGAACCTCGGCGAGGCCCTGCGCCGCGTCGGCGAGGGCGCCAGCATGATCCGCACCAAGGGCGAGGCCGGGACCGGCAACGTCATCGAGGCCGTCCGCCACGCCCGCACCGTGCTGGGCGAGATCAAGCACATCCAGGCCCGCCCCGCCGAGGAACTCATGACCGTCGCCCGCGACCTCCAGGCCCCGTACGAACTGGTCCGCTACGTCCACGAGCACGGCAAGCTGCCCGTCGTGAACTTCGCCGCCGGTGGCGTCGCCACGCCCGCCGACGCCGCGCTGATGATGCTCCTGGGCCTGGACGGCGTGTTCGTCGGCAGCGGCATCTTCAAGAGCGACAACCCCGAGCGCCGCGCGCAGGCCATCGTGAAGGCCGTCACGCACTTCCAGAACCCCGAGGTGCTCGCCGAGATCAGCGAGGACCTGGGCGCGCCCATGACCGGCATCAACATCGACGACCTGATTCCCGCCGAGCGCCTCGCCGCGCGCGGCTGGTAA
- a CDS encoding response regulator has translation MTSPDAVRLLVVDDEAQILELLDLTLSIQGYEVCPAGSGPVALEVLAREQIDVIVMDVLMTPWDGFETVRRMAAQYGAALPPVVFLSGLARPAVMPDLGPDVVQEYLVKPFRPSQLVERIEEARRRKLSS, from the coding sequence GTGACGTCGCCCGACGCCGTGCGCCTGCTGGTCGTGGATGACGAGGCACAGATCCTGGAACTGCTGGACCTGACCCTGTCGATCCAGGGCTACGAGGTCTGCCCGGCGGGCAGCGGCCCGGTCGCGCTGGAGGTCCTGGCCCGCGAGCAGATCGACGTGATCGTCATGGACGTCCTGATGACGCCCTGGGACGGGTTCGAGACGGTGCGGCGCATGGCGGCGCAGTACGGCGCGGCGCTGCCGCCCGTGGTGTTCCTGTCCGGGCTGGCGCGCCCGGCGGTGATGCCGGACCTGGGGCCGGACGTGGTGCAGGAGTACCTGGTCAAGCCGTTCCGACCGTCGCAACTCGTCGAGCGGATCGAGGAGGCCCGGCGGCGCAAGCTGTCCAGCTGA
- a CDS encoding peptidoglycan DD-metalloendopeptidase family protein: protein MSLSPLRRATRLLTLGALLGLAHAQQAPAERLLAPLQLNLDAPADVILSRDSGERVMQIVTTRTTPLPNVARRYGVTSGAVKLVSARGSTQLVQLTLPGRVQERQPLRPSSVVTYRVRPGDTLARVAGKFGITVVDLLGVNLDRTSLDRLEVGSTLNVPTGARGLLVRIKPGQSALSLIAGYGADLVATAQANDVLPTELNVGDQLLLPGIRAEGFAQQLADRREAERRAQVAAQRQAQYEKFVAWKKQRERERLEEKYEAQAQYEKFLAWKNSPERKAAIAALERQQQFEAAQAAAQARARQSAQRSSVTAAGMGPGRSGLIWPMRNYRLTSRYAEQDIEFHRQVFHGGIDLAAPYGTPIYAAAAGEVTQSGFGAYGLNVFTQSGGSTLVYGHMSRTAVVAGQSVQQGQLLGYIGCTGICTGPHLHFEVRLNGQTVDPLGLLP, encoded by the coding sequence TTGTCCCTGTCACCCCTTCGCCGCGCGACGCGGCTCCTGACCCTCGGCGCCCTGCTGGGCCTCGCCCACGCCCAACAGGCCCCCGCCGAACGGCTGCTGGCCCCCCTGCAACTGAACCTCGACGCCCCGGCGGACGTCATCCTCAGCCGTGACAGCGGCGAGCGGGTCATGCAGATCGTCACGACCCGCACCACGCCCCTGCCGAACGTCGCCCGCCGCTACGGCGTGACGTCCGGCGCGGTGAAACTCGTCTCCGCGCGTGGCAGTACGCAACTGGTGCAGCTGACCCTGCCGGGCCGCGTGCAGGAACGCCAGCCGCTGCGGCCCTCATCGGTCGTCACGTACCGCGTGCGTCCGGGCGACACGCTGGCCCGCGTCGCGGGGAAATTCGGGATCACGGTCGTGGACCTGCTCGGCGTGAACCTGGACCGCACCAGCCTGGACCGGCTGGAGGTCGGCAGCACCCTGAACGTCCCGACCGGGGCGCGCGGCCTGCTCGTGCGGATCAAGCCCGGTCAGAGCGCCCTGTCGCTGATCGCCGGGTACGGCGCGGACCTCGTGGCGACCGCGCAGGCGAACGACGTGCTGCCCACCGAACTGAACGTCGGGGATCAGCTGCTGCTGCCCGGCATCCGCGCCGAGGGCTTCGCGCAGCAGCTCGCCGACCGCCGCGAGGCCGAGCGGCGCGCGCAGGTCGCCGCGCAGCGTCAGGCGCAGTACGAGAAGTTCGTCGCGTGGAAGAAACAGCGGGAACGAGAGCGTCTGGAGGAGAAGTACGAGGCGCAGGCGCAGTACGAGAAGTTCCTGGCGTGGAAGAACAGCCCCGAACGCAAGGCGGCCATCGCGGCGCTGGAACGCCAGCAGCAGTTCGAGGCGGCGCAGGCGGCCGCGCAGGCCCGCGCGCGGCAGTCCGCGCAGCGGTCCAGCGTCACGGCCGCCGGGATGGGCCCCGGGCGCAGCGGGCTGATCTGGCCGATGCGCAACTACCGCCTGACCAGCCGGTACGCCGAGCAGGACATCGAATTCCACCGTCAGGTGTTCCACGGTGGCATCGATCTGGCCGCGCCCTACGGCACGCCGATCTACGCCGCTGCGGCAGGTGAGGTCACGCAGAGCGGCTTCGGGGCGTATGGTCTGAACGTGTTCACGCAGAGTGGGGGAAGCACGCTGGTGTACGGCCACATGAGCCGCACGGCGGTCGTGGCGGGTCAATCGGTCCAGCAGGGGCAGCTGCTGGGCTATATCGGCTGCACCGGGATCTGCACCGGTCCGCACCTGCACTTCGAGGTGCGTCTGAACGGGCAGACGGTCGATCCGCTGGGCCTGCTGCCGTGA
- the rho gene encoding transcription termination factor Rho produces MTDTHQSLPYHELQQKILPELHLIAAGYGIENYRKLKKDALALAIMEHQAASEGQLLARGFLEISPDGYGFLQADLLDPNSRTVLISAGVIKQYHLRTGDEIIGRARKPRENERFGSLVQVEAVNGVDPETARRRPRFDDLTPTFPDAQLVLEDPTMDDGLSLRVVDLLVPIGRGQRALIVAPPKAGKTSLLKKVANSIVKNYPDVTVMVLLVDERPEEVTDFRESVQGAQVIASTFDEPPQHHVRVAEFVHERARRIVEEGGHVVILLDSITRLARANNLVTPPTGRTLSGGLDSNALHWPKRFLGAARNIREGGSLTILATALVETGSRMDDVIFEEFKGTGNAELVLSRRLEERRIFPALDILKSGTRREELLLQPEVLKKMWLLRKVISDMDPADAMEMLLSRMGKTRNNVEFLAALAGG; encoded by the coding sequence GTGACCGACACCCACCAGAGCCTCCCGTACCACGAACTGCAGCAGAAGATCCTGCCCGAACTGCACCTGATCGCCGCCGGGTACGGCATCGAGAACTACCGCAAACTGAAAAAAGACGCCCTGGCCCTGGCGATCATGGAGCATCAGGCGGCCAGCGAGGGCCAGCTGCTCGCGCGCGGTTTCCTGGAGATCAGCCCCGACGGGTACGGTTTCCTGCAGGCCGACCTGCTCGACCCGAACAGCCGCACGGTGCTGATCAGCGCTGGGGTCATCAAGCAGTACCACCTGCGCACCGGGGACGAGATCATCGGCCGCGCCCGTAAGCCCCGCGAGAACGAACGTTTCGGGTCGCTGGTGCAGGTGGAGGCCGTGAACGGCGTGGACCCCGAGACGGCCCGCCGCCGCCCGCGCTTCGACGACCTGACCCCCACCTTCCCGGACGCGCAGCTGGTGCTGGAAGATCCGACCATGGACGATGGGCTGAGCCTGCGCGTCGTGGACCTGCTGGTGCCCATCGGGCGCGGGCAGCGTGCGCTGATCGTCGCGCCGCCCAAGGCCGGGAAGACCAGCCTGCTGAAGAAGGTCGCGAACTCCATCGTCAAGAACTACCCGGACGTGACCGTGATGGTCCTGCTCGTCGACGAGCGCCCCGAGGAGGTCACGGACTTCCGCGAGAGCGTGCAGGGTGCGCAGGTGATCGCCAGTACCTTCGACGAGCCGCCCCAGCATCACGTGCGCGTCGCGGAGTTCGTGCACGAACGCGCCCGCCGCATCGTGGAGGAAGGTGGGCACGTCGTGATCCTGCTGGACTCGATCACGCGACTGGCCCGCGCGAACAACCTCGTCACCCCGCCCACCGGACGCACCCTGTCCGGCGGTCTGGACAGCAACGCCCTGCACTGGCCCAAGCGCTTCCTGGGGGCCGCGCGCAACATCCGCGAGGGCGGCAGCCTGACCATCCTGGCGACCGCCCTGGTGGAAACCGGCAGCCGCATGGACGACGTGATCTTCGAGGAATTCAAGGGCACCGGCAACGCGGAACTCGTGCTGTCGCGCCGCCTCGAGGAACGCCGGATCTTCCCGGCGCTGGACATCCTGAAGTCCGGCACGCGCCGCGAGGAACTGCTGCTGCAGCCCGAAGTCCTGAAGAAGATGTGGCTGCTGCGCAAGGTCATCAGCGACATGGACCCCGCGGACGCGATGGAAATGCTGCTGTCCCGCATGGGAAAAACCCGCAACAACGTCGAATTCCTGGCGGCCCTGGCCGGCGGCTGA
- a CDS encoding DHCW motif cupin fold protein, whose protein sequence is MHLTDIPFGVTTWADVPATDHPGERGAATWRTRQFGAVRVRMVEYSAGYLADHWCEKGHVLLVLAGQLDTELADGRTFTLRPGESYQVADHAEAHRSSTAVGATLFIVD, encoded by the coding sequence ATGCACCTGACCGACATTCCCTTCGGGGTGACCACCTGGGCCGACGTGCCCGCCACCGACCACCCCGGCGAGCGCGGCGCGGCGACGTGGCGCACCCGGCAGTTCGGCGCGGTCCGCGTGCGGATGGTCGAGTACTCCGCCGGGTACCTCGCCGACCACTGGTGCGAGAAGGGCCACGTCCTGCTCGTGCTGGCCGGGCAGCTGGACACCGAACTGGCCGACGGGCGCACCTTCACGCTGCGGCCCGGCGAGTCGTATCAGGTGGCTGATCATGCCGAAGCGCACCGGTCGAGCACCGCCGTGGGGGCCACGCTGTTCATCGTCGACTAG